The genome window CCGGTTGAGCTCGTAGGTGTCCGTTCCGGTGGCCTCGGTCCGGATGATCACATCGCCCACCCAGACCGCGTGGGCGCCCTCGCCCTGCAGCGCGCCCTTGTACGTCACCCGGCTGCGGCAGTCGGGGACGGAGTGGTCGACGAGCAGGCGGTGCTCCAGGTGCTGGCCGGCGTCCACGTAGTACAGGCCGAGCAGCTCGGCGTCGCCGCCGGGGGCGGTGAACCCGACCGAGGGCGAGAGCCGTACCAGGTCGCCGCCGACGGTCACCACGAACGACCGGAACGTCGCGTCCTTGCCGAGCCTGGCGTGGTGGTGGGCGACGTGCACCGCGGTGTCGTCCCAGTCCTGCAGGCTCACCACCCGCAGGGTGGCGCCCTCGCCGATGTCGAACTCGACGTTGTCGGCGTAGACCCCGCCACCGCGGTGGTCGAGGATCACGGTCGCCTCGGCCATGGGCTCGAGCACGACCACGGTGTGGCCGAAGCCGACGCCGCCGGTCCCGCGCACGTTGATCGTGGTGGGCCGGGAGGCGGCGGCCTCCCGGGGCACCGTGAGCACCGTGGCCGTCTCGAAGGACGCGTACGCCTGCGCGCTCACCCGGTCGGTGGGCGTGTACGCACGGCCGATCCTGGGGTCGTCGCGCTTCACCGTCTCCACCCGCACCTCGGGGGCGGCGTCCACCTCGACGGTCACGCCGCCGGTGAGGGCGGCGCTGCCGTCGTGGAGCCCCTTCAGCCGGGTGAGCGGGGTGAACCGCCACGCCTCCTCCCGGCCGGTCGGGACCGGGAAGTCGGCGACGTCATAGGACGAGAACTCGTGGAGCGTCGAGAGCGGCTTCGTCTCCACCCCCATCAGCCGACGGCTCCTTCCATCTGCAGCTCGATCAGCCGGTTCAGCTCCAGCGCGTACTCCATGGGGAGCTCACGGGCGATCGGCTCGACGAAACCGCGCACGATCATCGCCATGGCCTCGTCCTCGCTCAGGCCGCGGCTCATCAGGTAGAAGAGCTGGTCCTCGGAGACCTTGGAGACCGTGGCCTCGTGGCCCATGGACACGTCGTCCTCGCGGACGTCCACGTACGGGTAGGTGTCCGAGCGGCTGATCTGGTCGACGAGCAGGGCGTCGCACTTGACCGTGGAGGCCGACCCGGCCGCGCCCTCGGCCACCTGCACCAGCCCGCGGTAGGAGGTGCGGCCGCCCCCGCGCGCCACGGACTTGGAGACGATCGTCGAGGAGGTCTTCGGGGCGAGGTGCACCATCTTGGCGCCCGCGTCCTGGTGCTGGCCGGGGCCGGCGAAGGCCACCGACAGGGTCTCGCCCTTGGCGTGCTCGCCCATGAGGTAGACGGCCGGGTACTTCATCGTGACCTTGGACCCGATGTTGCCGTCCACCCACTCCATGGTCGCGCCCTCGTACGCCACGGCGCGCTTGGTGACGAGGTTGTAGACGTTGGTCGACCAGTTCTGGATGGTGGTGTACCGGCAGCGGGCGTTCTTCTTGACGATGATCTCGACGACGGCCGCGTGGAGCGAGTCGGTCGAGTAGATCGGCGCGGTGCAGCCCTCGACGTAGTGGACGTAGGAGTTCTCGTCCACGATGATCAGGGTCCGCTCGAACTGGCCCATGTTCTCGGTGTTGATCCGGAAGTAGGCCTGGAGCGGGATCTCCACGTGGACGTTCGGCGGCACGTAGATGAAGGAGCCGCCC of Thermobispora bispora DSM 43833 contains these proteins:
- the sufD gene encoding Fe-S cluster assembly protein SufD, translating into MGVETKPLSTLHEFSSYDVADFPVPTGREEAWRFTPLTRLKGLHDGSAALTGGVTVEVDAAPEVRVETVKRDDPRIGRAYTPTDRVSAQAYASFETATVLTVPREAAASRPTTINVRGTGGVGFGHTVVVLEPMAEATVILDHRGGGVYADNVEFDIGEGATLRVVSLQDWDDTAVHVAHHHARLGKDATFRSFVVTVGGDLVRLSPSVGFTAPGGDAELLGLYYVDAGQHLEHRLLVDHSVPDCRSRVTYKGALQGEGAHAVWVGDVIIRTEATGTDTYELNRNLILTDGARADSVPNLEILTGEVVGAGHASASGRLDEEHLFYLQSRGIPYQEARRLVVHGFFAELIENIEVPEVRERVLATVEAELER
- the sufB gene encoding Fe-S cluster assembly protein SufB, yielding MTVTDRPELEGLGTYRFGWADTDLAGATAPRGLSEEVVRNISAIKNEPEWMLELRLKGLRLFERKPLPTWGADLSDIDFDNIKYYVRPTEKQATSWDELPPEIKRTYDKLGIPEAEKKRLIAGVAAQYESEVVYHKIREDLERKGVIFVDTDTGLKEHEDLFKEYFGTVIPVGDNKFAALNTAVWSGGSFIYVPPNVHVEIPLQAYFRINTENMGQFERTLIIVDENSYVHYVEGCTAPIYSTDSLHAAVVEIIVKKNARCRYTTIQNWSTNVYNLVTKRAVAYEGATMEWVDGNIGSKVTMKYPAVYLMGEHAKGETLSVAFAGPGQHQDAGAKMVHLAPKTSSTIVSKSVARGGGRTSYRGLVQVAEGAAGSASTVKCDALLVDQISRSDTYPYVDVREDDVSMGHEATVSKVSEDQLFYLMSRGLSEDEAMAMIVRGFVEPIARELPMEYALELNRLIELQMEGAVG